The genome window CAGAAGCGGCTGTCCCGGCTGTTGTCGCGGTTGTCCCCCATCACGAAGAGCTCGCCGGGGGGGACCACTCTCGGACCGTAGTTGTCGCGGCCGTCTTCCCCCCTTAGCCCGTACTCGGGGTCGTCGCGGCGGAGGGGGGGCTGCAGGAAGTGCACGTAGGCCTCGTCCAGGGGTCGGTCGTTGATGTAGACCTTCTTGTCCCGGATCTCGACCTTCTCCCCGGGCAGGCCGATCACGCGCTTGATGAAGTCGCGGGTCGGATCCTCGGGGAACTTGAAGACCACCACGTGGCCCCGCTGGATTTCCTTCTTGCCCAGGAGGAGAGACTCCCAGCGCCCCCAGGAGGGAGAGTAGACGAGCTTGTTGACGAGCAGGTGGTCCCCGATCAAGAGGTTTTTTTCCATGGAGCCGGTGGGGATCTTGAAGGCCTGCACGGCAAAGGTGCGGATGAAAAGGGCCAGGATGACGGCCACCACCACCGACTCCAGGTACTCGCGGGGCACCGATTTCTTGGCGGACCCTTCCTTCTCGGCCATTGCCTGGATATTC of Vicinamibacteria bacterium contains these proteins:
- the lepB gene encoding signal peptidase I, which translates into the protein MAEKEGSAKKSVPREYLESVVVAVILALFIRTFAVQAFKIPTGSMEKNLLIGDHLLVNKLVYSPSWGRWESLLLGKKEIQRGHVVVFKFPEDPTRDFIKRVIGLPGEKVEIRDKKVYINDRPLDEAYVHFLQPPLRRDDPEYGLRGEDGRDNYGPRVVPPGELFVMGDNRDNSRDSRFWGFLPRDQLKGRALLVYWSYEASREEFHRTGLWEWVSDTLLAIWKTRGNRFFHLIR